GAATATGGGAGGTTTGAGTGCAATTCTCAGGAATATCTTTCAATCATAACTCTCATGACAGTCATTACTTAGTCTATGGCATGCAAATAACTATTCCTTCACATCACAaagaataaattgaaaattatacaaTATCCCTAAAATAACGCATAGTTTGAATTTGTCGGTACCtgcaaaattttctctctacaATATGATACATTCTTCCAGGTGCGTAAAGTCTTCTTGGATCCCcaagctttttattttctggTATGAAGGTATCCCTCAAGCAAACCAGAAATAACAAACACGGCAAGCTGTCCAAAGCATTAATGCTTGGTTTAAGAGATGAGTACTCCACTAAAAGTACACAGGTGGTGAATTgcattgtaaaatttttaaggCAGGATTTTAACCattaatttgaaatattgaGAGAAGAATACTAACCAAAAGACTGACTTGAATATATCTTCCAAGGGGGTGGGTGTTCTCGGTAAGAAATCATCCTGGACAAGAATAAATTCTTAACAAGACGCTTTCAGTCCAATTCAAGAGTCTGATTCTACTAAATCAAATTACTTATGAGGAACATGCAGCTTCATgcaaaataatcaaaatgaaCACCACACACTTTCAAACCAAATAACAACCAACcgtaattataaaatttgaagcCAAAATTAGTAGGAAATgcaaggtttttatttatttattgataatttgatagtacAATGGGGGGAGGGGGTTCTACTAATAAAGGAGAACAAACTGTgcaattaagttacaaaactctgAGTAATAGGAAATGGAAGTCATTTACCCAAATGTTTGCATATGGAagactcattttctagaaatgaTGAGAGCTtcatatagaaaataaataaagaagaagctTAAAACTGCAATATCAAAATGATAGCTTAGATTTAAACGAATAAATTGCAATTTACACTACTAAAGTTTTGGGCAATTTTGATCccatatataaaattatgtcattttgaGTTAAATTTAAGGTAACGCTTAACGAATTCCTTGCCACAGTGCATAGACAAAGGAAATGATATAGTAAGTTAGGGATACacatccaaattttgaaattttaatggaTAAAATTACAATTACCCCAAATTTTAAGGGCATAGATTGCAatttaattgatttgaaaatAGTAACTAAAAAAACCAACATTTCCAGTAtagttgtaattttttgagaaatactatgttcataatattttcataacactttcccaacaaattttaagtggcaggttgttacagATTGTTATTgatagggcaaaaaagtaatttcagcaataaatttaaattagaaccgaTAACAATTAaccatttataatttgttataaaatttttgtggaCATTACACTTTTCTAGTTTTTCACACAACCTCCAGAAAAATAGCCACTTCAATCAACCATATAAATAAAGAGATGTGCTACGTACACAACATTTTtgtaacaaatcataggtgattaattgttattagttcaactttgaacctaacactaagttactttttttgccacaacaataacaaccaataataatttaccatttaagatttgttggaaaaatattgtgaaaatattaccGACGTGCCATTTCTGACGGATGAAACAAACAATACCCTGTAAACAAATTTTCAAAGCCACAACAAAAAATCCCATCCTAATTCCCATCCCATCAACAACATTtctattatttactattcataagccaaaacaaacacaaggtaggcaaaaaacagttaccaaaagTTCACCTGCAAGACAACAGAGTAAATGACATCAGCGTACTTGACGGCCAAATTGAGAGACATACACCTCGCCGGCGCCACCGAATAGCACCGAATCATCTCCCTGGGAACCCCACCCAACCTGTCCCGGTGGTTGACGACGATCACCGTCAACAGCGCCGCCACACCTGACCCGAGCGAGTGACCCGCAAAAACCATCTCATACTCCGACCCATTCTCCACCCAAAGCCGCTTCAAAGTCTCCGACTCCTCATTCAACAGCCACACCGCCGACTTCAAAAGGCCGTGGTGTACGTAGCCGCCGTCAAACATTTGCTTCCCCAGCCGATTATCCAAGAGGGTCTTGTAATCGCTCTCCTTCACCAAGTTGAGGCCGCGAATCGCCAGCACGATCTGGCGGTGCTCTTGATCGCAGTAGATCAGGTACGGCGGCGCCTGCCCCTGGGTTTGCTCGTAGGTGACCCGCTTGATGACCCAGTCCGGGTTGAGCCTGTACCCGCCCGAGGGCGCCCACTGCGGGTTTCGGAGGTCCGATTCGTAGACGGCGAGGATTATGCGACAGATACGTGGGATGGGGTCGAACTCGTCTGGCGTTGCTGTCGGCCACGTGGCGCTGTCGTCTGAGCCTATGTATGTGCACCGCTTCCACGCCCACCGCGAACAACCTATTAACACCACGCACTCTAGCCCACACGAGAACGACATGTCGTTTTTGGTTTCGGAGTGTCTGAAACTGAATCAATCTGAAATGATTGAATTTTTGGTTAATTACTTTAACactctataataataataatagtggtAGTAGGTGCTGGCTTTTGCTTATTAGAACTTATATGTTTGGTTTCTCGGCTTTGCTGGCTTATTGCTTTTCTGGTTTGTGTCTACGTGAAAAGAGGCATATGCGTTGTCGTTGTGTTTCTAGTTTCTACGACCTTTGACAACTGTATATCTCTGCATTACGTGGAATatgttaatatatttattttattaactaagATCGTAGTTTTAGATTACAATCAGCTTTGTATTTAAATTATGtccataaaaattatcaaaagtgttagttaatttttttaataaaaaattaaaagaaatcatttttaaattaatgtaCTTTAagtattaattgaatttttttaaaaaaataatattttcaaaacacgtATATAATTAAGTGTGTACAATAATAATTAACGATAATTAGTTATAAATAAATGTGTGGGTTGATTAGTCTTTATTGAGTCACTGATAcagaaatttaataataataaaaaagacaaaaggaaGAATCCATCACGTGAAATTGGTAATATACGATGTTGGAGGGAGGCGTGTGTGTGTTAATAAATGTGACGAAATCAAAGTAGCTGATTCTATTGGGGAAGGTTCTACCGCGTTCGCGtgcgtcttttttttttcttttaatttttatagaaaaaattagTCTACCTCTACATTATTAAACACACGCGTTAAAATTTGTAATGGATAGAGTATAAGAATAGGACAtaagaatttcttttctattcgAGTCAAGGACGTATTGTAAGTCAAGAGGTCATAAATTTCAACGTCACGCTATCAATTTAAAGAGTTTTGAGGTGTCACAAATCTCAATCCCTAGAGCTAGAGGCCTAGGGACATTTGTCATTCGCCATGTAATTCAATTTCTTGCTGTTAATTTTAGTACAAAATCTGTATGTACACACAATTTTTTGTCATTCTATTaccaattttacaatttaattaaaaagtgCACTTTCTTTTAGAAATCGGCAATTCATTGtccttttttaactttttttttttaatttttgaataattCAGCAATCACATTGccaatctttttttaaaaaaaaattaaattttgtttaagaaATCAACAATCATATtgctaattaaaataaaatagtttttttaggAGCTTGGCAAAAGcattgccaattttttttattataaagaaaatcctttattttaaagaattcaacaatattattcttaatttttttttaataccaattTTTACACTATTTTAAATTTCCTCAAAATTGTTTGcaattttaatagtaaaaaactcaaaaagtttATTGAATGATACAATATTTTACCAACACTTCCGTTAGCTGTactccacaaataaataaattggatgAAAAATGAGGAAGGGAGAATAAAAGCAAGATGCTAGAGCTTTTTTAACAATGAGAATGTGCCATCTGGCTAAACTACTTTTGCCTTGctcattttataatatattttttttctttctattgatAATGAGAGCGAAAGAAGAAACAAGAGCAGGTGAGCTGCCTGTGATTCCAATGCTATGCAACTTTTTCTTTAGACAGAATGCATCCACCTTATGCTTATGCAAAAGCGATTTTGGGTCCAAAAAAGGGATTATAGTTAATTGATGctattacaatatatatatattttttataattataataatgagaaaataaacatCAGtagttaattgaattaattggaTTCAAAGTCTAAAAATAAGAAACACCTTTATCTCTCAAATCTGAAAACTCTTTATCATTGCATTTAGGCAAAATTTTCCAAACAGTGCAAATTCTGAAAAAATTTCGCCGGACAGCACGCgctcaaacttatttagttagatagactgtttttgaaagtcgaTTATATCAAACTCGACTTCCAGCCAATACAGTGACCCTCCCGCAAATACTTAAAGCTGACgtggaataaaaaaatgaaaaaaaaaggtgccaGGAAGTCGAGTATAGTGAACTCGACTTCCAGGtccagtaaaaaaaatattaccacTCCAGGAagtcgcaaaaaaaaaaaaaaaaaaaaaagaacaccaGGAAGTCGAGTTTACTGTACTTGACTTccttggaactcgagtctacTGTACTCGACTTCCAGGTACTGTACACAGACTTACCATGACATTGTAGGAATTGAAAGTCGAGTATAGGGAACTCGGCTTCCATTAAAGTCGAGCACAGTAAACTCGACTTCCAgtaaatcccccccccccccccccccacaccaACCCCACCTAGCTCAATTATGTGAGCACggtaaaaatttatttaaatggaactcgagtctagcaaactcgagttccaataaattttacaacaacCCCCATCTCAGATTACTTATACTCTCAACTCTCATTTTTCCACTTAAACTCTCACTTCTCTCACAGCTCTCTCCCACGTCAAAACACCTTTCACAcatctacaaattaaaaagcttttcttcttctactacAAATCACATTGATCATTCTACAAATTaaagcttttcttcttcttcttcttcttcaaaggtAACTATTCaaacctttttaattttttttttttgttagacctggctatatatattcaaatattttacatttggtagatatatatatatatatatatatatacacatcacTTTTATATTGTTGATGAGTAATGTGTTGTTTgtaatagtaatttattatcattattattattgttttttgcatttgttatttGTGCTTTGTAATGGGTTGTTAGTTGCAATGTGTAACatgtacaaattttttaatgtgttaatgttatttatttgtaatgtgTAATGGTTTGTTTGTTGTAATGTTcaaatcattttaaattttttttttttggttagacttggctaatatatatactcactttttcatttggtagttatatatatatatatatatataaatatatatacacataccaTTTTTATATTGTTGATGAGTAATGTGTTGTTTGTAATTGTaattcattatcattattattattgttttttgcatttgttatttATGCTTTGTAATGGATTGTTAGTTGCAATGTGTAACatgtacaaattttttaattggtaacatgttatttttttgcaatgtGTTGTAATGTGTAATAGTTTGTTAGTTGTAAGGTGTaaggaattttaattttttaaggttAGCAACCATGTACAAATTTGTTTgagtttaaaaatttgtttaaaattgttttgtggACTATACAATGTTATATTCGTCACTAACTTTTAGTAAACTTATTTGACTTATAGGCTTGTAATGAGTTCGATTGATTTTTATCTATATTATGGTGGGGAGCCCTGCAGTGATGTGACTTATGGAGTGACATATGAAGGGCCTGGTAAAAAGATAGAGATTATTCAGCTAAAAAAAGGGCGGGAgatcaatttgaaaaagttgaaaaagaaaattatgaaagaGCTGGATTTGGACCGTCGGTTGCatgacataaaaattatatatcgtGCTCCTCATGCAGTGTTCAATGACCGTATTGTCTTCACGCCTATTGAAATAAAAGGAGACAAGCATGTTAAGATTATGCTTGACCGGATAAACTCTACACCCCAATTAAAAGCTGCCGAGTTGTATATAAGTGTGGAGCCTCGTATAGAAGTTGGCAGTAAAGATGTGCAACAAACAACTTTGGAGGGTGGTGGCAGGGAAGAATTCCAATCATTACAGACGGATAATTATCCTGCTCTTACCCTGTGCACCACAGTTGGAGGCTATACACCACCATACCAAGAGACAGCAACTCCAATGGAGGTTTGTGGATCTAGTTATCAACAAGAATGTATTCAAAATCTAGGGAgggaagacgaagacgaagatgaTGTTGATCATGGTAGAGATGAGTACGAAGAGATGATTGGGAGAGATGACTTTCACGAGAATACTATAAACTATG
This DNA window, taken from Quercus robur chromosome 2, dhQueRobu3.1, whole genome shotgun sequence, encodes the following:
- the LOC126714066 gene encoding uncharacterized protein LOC126714066; this translates as MSFSCGLECVVLIGCSRWAWKRCTYIGSDDSATWPTATPDEFDPIPRICRIILAVYESDLRNPQWAPSGGYRLNPDWVIKRVTYEQTQGQAPPYLIYCDQEHRQIVLAIRGLNLVKESDYKTLLDNRLGKQMFDGGYVHHGLLKSAVWLLNEESETLKRLWVENGSEYEMVFAGHSLGSGVAALLTVIVVNHRDRLGGVPREMIRCYSVAPARCMSLNLAVKYADVIYSVVLQDDFLPRTPTPLEDIFKSVFCLPCLLFLVCLRDTFIPENKKLGDPRRLYAPGRMYHIVERKFCRCGRFPPEVRTAIPVDGRFEHIVLSCNATSDHGIVWIEREAEKALQRMRESSSETPTTPPKVQKLERLQTIEIEHKNALERAVSLNIPHAVINPEEVPSHENGPEPSASHSEDALETKSVPISGTSNWDEVVEKLFNKDESGELHLKSEAKALK